Proteins encoded in a region of the Methanobrevibacter millerae genome:
- a CDS encoding formylmethanofuran dehydrogenase subunit C yields MFSLKTITFDQIKTSSIALEFDELIPDEIYSWTEADFAKYEVPIGNSRFPITDFFDITVEGEAEGPADVKMILNGDLNRVKYIGCKMSAGDIVCNSSVDLHVGAEMSGGSILVNGDAAAHAGREMSGGYLEITGNTKEFTGASYIGEWRGMTGGEIVVGGNAGKQCGECLTGGKIHVKGNCDILAGIHMTKGIIEIDGDVNRWPGGQMKNGTIVIHGFLGRLLEGFVLEGIVEDPEDSGVVFPGKYIKYTGDIGLNGKGNLYLDAEANKEKLSTYGELDDEYTSIREYRNL; encoded by the coding sequence GTGTTTAGTTTGAAAACAATTACATTTGATCAAATAAAAACTTCTTCAATCGCTTTAGAATTCGATGAATTAATTCCGGATGAAATTTACTCCTGGACTGAAGCTGATTTCGCAAAATATGAAGTTCCTATTGGAAACTCAAGATTCCCAATCACAGACTTCTTCGACATCACTGTTGAAGGTGAAGCTGAAGGACCTGCTGATGTTAAAATGATTCTTAACGGGGACTTAAACAGAGTTAAATACATTGGTTGTAAAATGAGTGCTGGTGACATTGTCTGTAACAGCAGTGTCGACCTTCACGTAGGTGCTGAAATGAGTGGCGGATCCATTCTCGTTAATGGTGATGCAGCTGCTCACGCTGGAAGAGAAATGTCTGGCGGTTACCTTGAAATCACTGGTAATACCAAAGAATTCACTGGTGCTTCTTACATTGGTGAATGGAGAGGTATGACTGGTGGAGAAATCGTTGTTGGCGGTAACGCTGGTAAACAATGTGGTGAATGTTTAACTGGTGGTAAAATCCACGTTAAAGGTAACTGTGATATCTTAGCTGGTATTCACATGACCAAAGGTATTATTGAAATTGACGGTGATGTAAACCGTTGGCCTGGTGGACAAATGAAAAACGGTACCATCGTTATTCACGGATTCTTAGGAAGATTACTTGAAGGATTTGTTCTTGAAGGTATCGTAGAAGACCCTGAAGACAGTGGTGTTGTATTCCCAGGTAAATACATTAAATATACTGGAGATATTGGTCTTAACGGTAAAGGTAATTTATACTTAGATGCTGAAGCAAACAAAGAAAAATTATCTACTTACGGAGAATTAGACGACGAATATACTTCAATCAGAGAATACAGGAATTTATAA
- a CDS encoding DUF2097 domain-containing protein, which yields MKELSLSVDEAVNYLKENVKIHDNLEISYNRIFAEGEILNMDFSEYFGKPGFKMLMSLDQTHLDPTIEIDVLEIKEDLIEFTHTPQDDGEIVEVTVV from the coding sequence ATGAAAGAATTATCATTATCTGTAGATGAAGCTGTAAATTACTTAAAAGAAAATGTAAAAATTCATGATAATCTTGAAATTTCGTATAATAGAATTTTTGCTGAAGGCGAAATATTGAATATGGATTTTTCAGAGTATTTTGGAAAACCGGGGTTTAAAATGCTGATGTCTCTTGACCAGACACATCTTGATCCTACAATTGAAATTGATGTCCTTGAAATAAAGGAGGATTTGATTGAATTTACCCATACTCCTCAGGATGATGGTGAAATTGTGGAAGTAACTGTAGTTTAA
- a CDS encoding DUF128 domain-containing protein has product MSESERRMIEILRILNKQNKPTGSKLIADELKEKGFNLGERAVRYHMQILDEKGYTERMGYSGRRITDLGREKLEKGLVYDQVDFIYSKFEELIYLTDFNYMNKKGNVVVNSSTIYNEESYNILKDIIASGLSVSPYVNINEVKSTGNMELKTICGTTIDGILLNEGIASQPVYGGIVQIEDNHPISFNELISYKKTSVTPLDAFIAPKMTSVLDVINEGSGHIPANFRLIPSVAKEKTMQILSKLKKLGIGGILAISDDGENILGLPVDKGMMGIAIIGGITPFCAIQELGYDIDIKIGEQLENFDKLKPITHNINYNLKGISKNKESNIQFILSKSWNLIQQVDLDIEKQNGNIIANISYVNKDDLDEAMKVMEESYEKNMKYLNPHYQIISHPEDDKKVGIATVCSLSIDGLLIKNGIKSTPKYGGLLELTEPPLFIDLISYTGSTIDPHKIFIAKDMTAITTEMGPKRVLASIKEIPYVSRDYSVYFLDKLSTLGFPIYKIGKPRELTYNAKAENYNFGVVTGSGLNTIAAIKEKGINIEVKADTKLLPFENMDRL; this is encoded by the coding sequence ATGTCAGAATCAGAACGCCGAATGATTGAAATTTTAAGAATTTTAAACAAACAGAACAAACCTACAGGCTCTAAATTAATAGCTGACGAATTAAAGGAAAAGGGTTTTAATTTAGGTGAACGTGCCGTAAGATACCACATGCAGATATTGGATGAAAAGGGCTATACTGAAAGAATGGGTTATTCTGGACGTCGCATTACAGATTTGGGGCGTGAAAAGCTAGAAAAAGGATTGGTTTATGATCAAGTAGATTTCATTTATTCAAAATTTGAAGAATTGATATATTTAACTGACTTCAACTATATGAACAAAAAAGGAAATGTTGTTGTCAATAGCTCAACCATATATAACGAAGAAAGCTACAATATACTCAAAGATATTATTGCAAGTGGCCTTTCTGTAAGCCCTTACGTCAATATAAATGAGGTCAAAAGTACAGGCAACATGGAACTAAAAACCATATGTGGAACAACAATTGATGGAATATTATTGAATGAAGGTATTGCATCCCAACCAGTATATGGAGGAATAGTTCAAATCGAAGATAATCATCCAATTTCATTCAATGAACTGATTTCCTATAAAAAAACTTCAGTAACGCCATTGGATGCATTCATAGCTCCAAAAATGACATCAGTATTGGATGTTATAAATGAAGGAAGCGGACATATTCCGGCAAACTTCAGATTGATACCAAGTGTTGCCAAAGAAAAAACAATGCAAATACTATCCAAACTAAAAAAGCTTGGTATAGGCGGAATACTTGCAATTTCTGATGATGGAGAAAACATTTTGGGATTGCCTGTCGATAAGGGAATGATGGGTATTGCAATAATAGGGGGAATAACTCCATTTTGTGCAATACAAGAATTAGGCTATGACATTGATATTAAAATAGGCGAACAGCTAGAAAACTTTGACAAATTAAAGCCTATCACCCACAATATAAACTATAATCTGAAAGGAATTTCTAAAAATAAAGAATCAAACATTCAGTTTATACTTTCAAAGTCATGGAACCTAATCCAACAGGTCGATTTGGATATTGAAAAGCAAAACGGAAATATAATAGCAAACATTTCTTATGTTAACAAGGACGATTTGGACGAAGCAATGAAAGTGATGGAAGAAAGTTATGAGAAAAACATGAAATACTTGAATCCACACTACCAAATCATATCCCACCCGGAAGATGACAAAAAAGTGGGAATTGCCACAGTATGCAGCTTAAGCATTGATGGACTATTAATCAAAAACGGAATCAAATCCACACCAAAATATGGAGGTTTACTTGAACTAACCGAACCGCCATTATTTATTGATTTAATTTCCTATACAGGTTCAACTATTGACCCTCACAAAATTTTCATTGCAAAGGATATGACTGCTATAACAACAGAAATGGGTCCTAAAAGAGTCCTTGCAAGTATAAAAGAAATACCTTATGTATCAAGAGACTACAGTGTTTACTTCCTCGACAAATTATCAACATTAGGATTTCCAATCTATAAAATAGGCAAACCTAGAGAATTGACATATAATGCAAAAGCAGAAAACTATAACTTTGGTGTTGTAACCGGAAGCGGCCTTAATACGATTGCAGCCATCAAAGAAAAAGGAATAAATATCGAAGTAAAAGCAGATACAAAATTATTACCGTTTGAAAATATGGATAGACTGTAG
- a CDS encoding formylmethanofuran dehydrogenase subunit B, which yields MTYEPPVTDYDYIVENCTCAFCGCNCDDLDYLVKDNHVVAVRHACRLGASKIMEDMDQRLLVPMIRDENGELMEVDWDTALDKAAEYIANSVRPVFYGWSETSTECMKEGVALGEYIGAVLDNQATICHGPSLQAVQNAGYPIQTLGEVQNRADVIAYSGSNAMNSHPRHMARYAVFCRGYFRQRGRFDRTVITMDPKFSDTAKCSDKWIGFEQNGDYGFYNAIRAVLRGKELYQDVISGIPKEDIYELAEEMKSAEFGVLFFGLGLTHTLSKQRNIDIAIKMVQDLNKYSKWGLTPMRGHFNVNGFNIFMAFECGFAFGVDYCRGYPRYMLGETNTIDLLVRKEPDCFMVIAADPGAHFPNGANQHLANIPVIQIDIHWGPSTELADVVLPGSFIGVECAGTSYRMDGVPIFMKKAIDKPETCRDDEWIVRELKERVMKLREEPNVAPKYVPNPNAL from the coding sequence ATTACATTGTAGAAAATTGTACCTGTGCATTTTGTGGATGTAACTGTGATGATTTAGATTACTTAGTAAAAGACAATCATGTAGTTGCTGTAAGACACGCATGCAGACTCGGTGCAAGTAAAATCATGGAAGATATGGACCAAAGATTACTTGTTCCAATGATTAGGGATGAAAATGGAGAACTTATGGAAGTAGATTGGGATACTGCTTTAGATAAAGCTGCTGAATACATTGCAAACTCAGTAAGACCAGTATTCTACGGTTGGTCCGAAACTTCAACTGAATGTATGAAAGAAGGAGTAGCTTTAGGTGAATATATTGGTGCAGTATTAGATAACCAAGCAACTATCTGTCACGGTCCTTCCCTACAAGCGGTACAAAACGCAGGTTACCCTATCCAAACTTTAGGAGAAGTACAAAACAGAGCAGACGTAATTGCTTACTCCGGAAGTAACGCAATGAACTCTCACCCAAGACATATGGCAAGATACGCTGTATTCTGTCGTGGATACTTCAGACAAAGAGGAAGATTCGACAGAACTGTTATCACCATGGATCCAAAATTCTCAGACACTGCAAAATGTTCTGACAAATGGATTGGATTCGAACAAAACGGTGACTACGGTTTCTACAACGCTATTAGGGCTGTATTAAGAGGAAAAGAATTATACCAAGATGTTATCTCTGGAATTCCTAAAGAAGACATTTACGAATTAGCTGAAGAAATGAAAAGTGCTGAATTTGGTGTTTTATTCTTCGGTTTAGGATTAACTCACACATTATCCAAACAAAGAAACATCGATATTGCTATTAAAATGGTTCAAGACTTAAACAAATACAGTAAATGGGGTCTTACTCCAATGAGAGGACACTTTAACGTAAACGGTTTCAACATTTTCATGGCATTCGAATGTGGTTTCGCTTTCGGTGTTGACTACTGTAGAGGATATCCTAGATACATGTTAGGAGAAACCAACACTATCGATTTATTAGTAAGGAAAGAACCAGATTGTTTCATGGTTATTGCAGCTGACCCTGGTGCTCACTTCCCTAATGGAGCAAACCAACACTTAGCTAACATTCCTGTTATTCAAATCGATATTCACTGGGGACCATCTACCGAACTCGCAGATGTTGTATTACCAGGTTCATTCATCGGTGTAGAATGTGCTGGTACCAGTTATCGTATGGATGGAGTTCCTATTTTCATGAAAAAAGCTATCGACAAACCAGAAACCTGTCGTGATGACGAATGGATTGTCCGTGAATTGAAAGAAAGAGTAATGAAACTCAGAGAAGAGCCAAACGTAGCTCCAAAATATGTGCCAAATCCAAACGCACTCTAA
- a CDS encoding DUF2097 domain-containing protein, which translates to MAEELLMSVDDAIEYVRNNVKVGDTLEISYNRIFAPGEVLSVLEEDEETGEGLRVNLQLNGEILNQAVEIDFKEIYDDLLEMNHISGDKEVIIEIDF; encoded by the coding sequence ATGGCAGAAGAGCTTTTAATGAGTGTTGATGATGCAATAGAATATGTTAGAAACAATGTAAAAGTAGGCGATACTTTAGAAATTTCTTACAATCGTATTTTTGCTCCGGGTGAAGTTTTAAGTGTTCTTGAAGAGGATGAAGAAACTGGCGAAGGACTCAGAGTTAATTTACAATTAAATGGTGAAATATTAAACCAGGCTGTTGAAATTGATTTTAAAGAGATTTATGATGATTTATTAGAAATGAATCATATTTCTGGTGATAAAGAAGTTATTATTGAAATTGATTTCTAA
- a CDS encoding formylmethanofuran dehydrogenase subunit A, with protein MMEYILKNGIVYDPANEINGEKKDVMFKDGIIVDEVSSDAKVLDVTDKIVMPAGVDPHAHVAGPKLVVGRLYRPEDSRRGVTQKTKVLRSESGFSIPSCPATGYRYSRLGYGTVVEAAMPPLEAKHTHEEIATIPNIDIPAMPLFGNNWFVMEYAKENNIEDLSAFISAWLKISKGYGIKIVNPCGSEAWGWGMNVHGVNDKAPYFDVTSKEVIQALAKANEMLNLPHSIHIHPNDLGHPGNVPTTIETMDAVKNIKKSSKATIRDQIMHLCHLQFHAYTGNSWRDAASGAEEIAKYINKNDHVTCDVGQVTLDETTTMTADAPMEYDLFKLSGLKWTNKDIECETAAGIIPCIYSGKSPVNSLQWAIGLELFLHIDDPWKVCLTTDHPNAGPFTRYPRIISWLMSNQRRTEMIENREVHKWVEKRTTLPTLDREYDFYDIAVISRAGPAKIYGFEDRGELTPGYRADIAVYDINPNDIDPSRQYAEIEKGFNVADYTIKDGQILVKDKEIVKVKESQNIWVNVKGYEAQEQKVIDDIMPFFTQYYSVKWENYPVHDHYVSNPIRVDVEK; from the coding sequence ATAATGGAATATATTCTTAAAAATGGTATTGTCTACGACCCAGCTAATGAAATTAACGGGGAGAAAAAAGATGTCATGTTCAAAGACGGAATTATTGTAGACGAAGTTTCTTCCGATGCAAAAGTCTTAGACGTTACCGATAAAATAGTCATGCCAGCAGGTGTTGACCCTCACGCTCACGTTGCAGGTCCAAAATTAGTAGTTGGAAGATTATACAGACCTGAAGATTCCAGAAGAGGTGTTACTCAAAAAACTAAAGTATTAAGATCCGAATCTGGTTTCTCTATCCCAAGTTGTCCTGCAACCGGTTACAGATACTCAAGATTAGGTTACGGTACTGTTGTAGAAGCAGCTATGCCTCCTCTTGAAGCAAAACACACTCACGAAGAAATCGCAACTATTCCTAACATAGATATTCCAGCTATGCCATTATTCGGTAACAACTGGTTTGTAATGGAATATGCAAAAGAAAATAATATTGAAGACTTATCCGCATTTATTTCTGCATGGTTAAAAATCTCAAAAGGTTACGGAATTAAAATCGTAAACCCATGTGGTAGTGAAGCATGGGGATGGGGTATGAACGTACATGGTGTAAACGATAAAGCACCATACTTCGATGTAACTTCCAAAGAAGTTATCCAAGCTTTAGCTAAAGCTAACGAAATGTTAAACTTACCTCACTCTATACACATTCACCCTAACGATTTAGGACACCCAGGTAATGTTCCAACAACCATTGAAACTATGGATGCTGTTAAAAACATTAAGAAAAGTTCTAAAGCAACTATCAGGGATCAAATTATGCACTTATGCCACCTCCAATTCCACGCATACACTGGAAACAGTTGGAGAGATGCTGCATCAGGTGCAGAAGAAATTGCTAAATACATTAACAAAAACGACCATGTTACATGTGATGTAGGTCAAGTAACTTTAGATGAAACTACTACCATGACTGCAGACGCACCAATGGAATACGACTTATTCAAATTATCTGGTTTAAAATGGACCAACAAAGATATTGAATGTGAAACTGCAGCAGGTATCATTCCATGTATTTACTCAGGTAAAAGCCCTGTTAACTCTTTACAATGGGCTATTGGTCTTGAATTGTTCTTACACATAGACGACCCATGGAAAGTATGTTTAACCACTGACCACCCTAACGCTGGACCTTTCACTAGATATCCTAGAATCATCTCTTGGTTAATGAGTAACCAAAGAAGAACTGAAATGATTGAAAACAGAGAAGTTCACAAATGGGTAGAAAAAAGAACAACCTTACCTACTCTTGACAGAGAATACGATTTCTACGACATTGCAGTTATCTCAAGAGCTGGACCTGCTAAAATCTACGGATTTGAAGACAGAGGAGAACTCACTCCTGGTTACAGAGCAGATATTGCTGTATATGACATAAATCCTAATGATATTGATCCATCCAGACAATATGCTGAAATCGAAAAAGGTTTCAATGTTGCTGACTACACTATTAAAGATGGTCAAATCTTAGTAAAAGACAAAGAAATTGTTAAAGTTAAAGAAAGTCAAAACATTTGGGTTAACGTAAAAGGATACGAAGCACAAGAACAAAAAGTTATCGACGATATCATGCCGTTCTTCACCCAATACTACTCAGTAAAATGGGAAAACTATCCAGTACACGACCATTATGTATCTAACCCAATTAGAGTAGATGTTGAAAAATAA